The following proteins come from a genomic window of Crassostrea angulata isolate pt1a10 chromosome 1, ASM2561291v2, whole genome shotgun sequence:
- the LOC128161775 gene encoding uncharacterized protein LOC128161775, producing MYQRPSEIRFSHDSIGRTFGRYTPHPYKPIGETLDDILTGKINVNSIPTISVYKKDGQWFTANNRRLWVLQEVEKRGKCCEIYVSETTFVNLRIFTTTNNGVSVLVRGNPGGYFWQTMPIKTMQSNEPLASVPPTKLTDLPSSFHCQRYSEEIDNDEICAKTSVRLDSKTVNVDDNVDNIDVDDDFSSSLEASQQNDIVWAFCHQYGTAEPKENEIIGETTIEKVIEKTKKTDIELAVMNGPNISGIHENNTLLRPNAGASRQLENRNIAMTILTIIYGRPYELPIARSFHYWACFGFILIIFFIVLWTLIICQTAT from the coding sequence ATGTATCAACGGCCATCTGAAATCCGATTTAGTCACGACTCTATTGGGCGTACCTTTGGCCGTTACACTCCTCATCCATACAAACCGATTGGTGAAACACTGGATGATATTCTCACTGGAAAAATCAACGTTAACTCCATTCCCACTATTTCTGTGTACAAAAAAGATGGACAGTGGTTCACCGCTAACAACAGAAGATTATGGGTGCTTCAAGAAGTAGAGAAACGAGGAAAGTGTTGTGAAATCTATGTTAGTGAGACAACGTTTGTTAATTTGAGAATCTTTACTACCACAAACAATGGCGTTTCCGTTCTGGTCCGAGGAAATCCGGGTGGTTATTTTTGGCAAACCATGCCAATTAAGACGATGCAGTCAAATGAACCCCTTGCGTCTGTGCCACCAACAAAACTCACCGATCTACCAAGTTCTTTTCATTGCCAAAGGTATTCCGAGGAGATAGATAATGATGAGATATGTGCAAAGACCAGTGTACGCCTTGATTCCAAAACCGTTAATGTTGATGATAATGTTGATAATATTGATGTTGATGATGATTTTTCTTCCAGTTTGGAAGCCTCGCAACAGAATGACATAGTGTGGGCTTTTTGTCATCAATATGGTACAGCTGAACCAAAAGAGAATGAAATTATAGGCGAAACAACGATAGAGAAAGTtatagaaaaaacaaaaaagacagATATTGAATTGGCTGTTATGAATGGGCCTAACATTTCTGGAATTCACGAAAATAATACTCTGTTGAGACCGAACGCAGGGGCATCTAGACAATTGGAGAATAGAAACATTGCAATGACTATACTTACCATAATCTATGGTCGCCCTTACGAATTACCTATTGCTAGATCATTTCATTACTGGGCTTGCTTTGGATTtatcttgattatttttttcattgttttgtggACATTAATTATATGCCAAACGGCaacttaa